GTACCGCACGGTCCCGGCCGCCGGGTCGTACTGCACAGGATGCACGTTCAGCTCGACGAACCGATGCGCTCGGACGTCGCCGATCTCACCGAGCACGGCGGCTGCGTCCGGCCGGAACCCCCTCGCCGCATACGCCGCCTCGTCGATCACGAACTCGGCCGACTCGATCGCGCCCGGCACCTTCGGGATCGAGGGCTGCGCGGGGTAGAGCCGCGCGGTGACTCCGAGATCACTGAGGCTCGACTCCGCATAGTCGGCGCGGATGATCCGGAGGCGCGGCACCGCGCCCTGCGGGATCTCGATGTGCCGGCGGATCACCGGGAGCAGCGGAGCACCGATGTCCGTCGTGACGCCGGCGCCGGGGATGGAAACCAGCGTGAAGGCGCCCGCCTCCGTGGAGATGTCCTCCGCCGTGAGGCCGGGGATCTCGATGGCGAGCGTCGCCCCGTCCGGACCGGACCGCAGAAGGGTCACGTCCGGCGAGGCGTAGGGGGCCACGGAACCGAAGTCGATCCACCTCGCGGACGCCGCAGACGGCGTCACCGCAAGCACGGCCAGGATGGCCACGATCAGGGTTCGCGGAAACCGCATTGTCCCCTCCTCTGCAGGGGTCCTGGCGGACCCATGCAAGACGGAATGGCGATCGGAGCGACCGCCGCCGATACTCAAGACGGGGCTTCGGCTCCCGAAGCCCACACACAGATTGTACCATAGTGGCAGAGCTCGGACAACCGAAACCCCCTCCCGGCCGTGCCGGAAGGGGGTTTCACCATGGTCGCCTGTCGCGATCCCGAGCCTACTTCGCCATGAGGCGCTCGAAGTTCTTCTTCGACGCGGTCTCGATGTCGTCGTGAATGGACTTCATGTGCGAGTCCATCGTCACGACCGCGGGGAACCCCTTGACCTTGATCACCCACAGGGCCTCGGGGACGCCGAACTCCTCGAGCTTGTACACCGCCGGCACCTCCACGACCGACCGCGCGAGCGTCGTCGCGAGGCCGCCCAGCGCCGACAGGTACACGCACCCGAACTTGTTGCACGCCGCGAGCGTGCCGGCTCCCATCCCGCCCTTCCCGATGACGCCTCGCAGGTGGTACTTCTCGATGACCGGCGGCTCGAACGGCTCGGTCCGGATGCTCGTCGTCGGGCCGGCCGCCACGAACGAGTACTTCCCGCTCGCGTCCTTCTTCACGACGGGACCGCAGTGGTAGACCATGCCGCCGTTCAGGATGTCGCGCACCTCCGCGCCATCGGTGTCGATGAGGTACTTGTGCGCGGCGTCGCGGGCGGTGATGAGCGTTCCCGTGATGGCGACCTCGTCCCCCGCCTTGAGCTTCCTGATGTCGGCATCGGAAGCGGGGAGCTTAAGCTCGATCATGGTGGGTCACCTCCCCTTCCGCGCTCACGGTCATGAAGGCCTTACGGTACGCCCAGCAGCAGTACGCCACGGACACGAAGTAGCACGCCGGCATCCTGTGCAGCGCACCGATCTTCACTCCGAGCACCGTCGTCTTGCCGCCCAGCCCCGCCGGCCCGACGCCGAGCTCGTTCAGCTCGCCTGTCAGCCTGGTCTCGAACTCCGCGAGCTTCGGGTCGGGGTTCCTGTCGTCCAGCGCGCGGAGGAACTGCTCCTTTGCGCAGGCGTACCCCGTGTCCCTGGCGCCGCCGACGCACACGCCGACGATGCCCGGCGGGCAGCCCTTGCCCTGCGCCGCGTACACGGCATCGATGACGCACTTGCGCGCGCCCTCGAGGTCGCGTCCGGCCTTGAGCTTCCCGTCCGGCAGCTTGTACTGCGCGCCGCAGTTCTCGGATCCCCCGCCCTTGAGGAGAAGGCGAACCCGCAGCCCCTTCTCGTCGCGCTGGTTGAACGAGAAGTGGGGGGCGTCGAGACCGACGTTGTTCCTGGTGTTCTTGCCCGTGATGGAGTCGACCGCGTTGGGCCTCAGGTAGTACTTCTCCGTCGCGCCGATGGTCGCGGCCTTCGCGGCCTCCTCGATGTCCTTCTGCCGGTGGTCGGGACCGTAGTCGATGTAGAACACGAGCGCGCCGGTGTCCTGGCACACCGGCGTCGAACCCTCGGCAGCCTGCCGCACGTTCTCGATCTTCTGTTCGAGAACGGACGCGGCGGGCGTCCCCTTGCCCTCCGCGGCCGCGGCCTTCCTCATGGCGTCCATCACGTCGGGCCTCAGATCGGTCGCCGCCCGACGGATGAGCTCGAGGAAGGCGTCCTTCAGCGTCTCATTGCCCATGAGCTCCTCCGGGTCCCTGCTGGTGGTCCCGCGGCCTCCGCGGAACCTCGACAACGCCGGCCGATTCTACCGCTCTCGCGACCGGGCGTCAAAGAGAACCGAGCCGGCACTCAGTATCCGTGACCGGCGTTCAGTCGCGCCTCGGCCGCCACCGACTCCGGCCGCGCGGGCGTCGAGGTTGACAGGGGCCTCCCGACATGTACAATCCGCCCCGGTGTCTTGAGGGTGGACGCGCGCTTTCCGGAACGGTGGTTCCCATCATCACACAGACCCGAGATCCTGGGCCGGCGTGCCCGGCCCCCGAAGGCGCGCGCGGCGAGACGCTCCGGACCGTCGCGCGCCTCGCCGCCGTCGTGGCGGCCCTCTATGTCTTCCTCGCCAGCATGCGCCTGCTCGGGTTCGGGTTCGAGCGGCTGGGAGGCAGCTTCTCGCAGAACCTGATCGCCACGACCTCCCACCCGTTCGTGGCGCTCTTCGTCGGGCTCCTCGCCACGAGCATCGTCCAGAGCTCGTCCATCACCACCTCGACCGTGGTCGGTCTCGTGTCCGCGGGGCTCCTCAGCATCCGCAACGCCGTGCCCATTATCATGGGCGCGAACATCGGAACCACCGTGACGTGCACCATCGTCTCCCTCGGCCACATCGGTCGTCCGGCGGAGTTTCGGAGGGCCTACGCGGCCGCCACGGTCCACGACTTCTTCAACATCCTGACGGTGCTCTGCATCTTCCCTCTCGAGCTTGCGACGGGATGGGTGTCGCGCGCCGCGACCACCCTCGCGAACGCTCTCGCTGGGGGACGGTCCCTGGAGTTCGGCGGCCCGATCAAGCTCCTCATCGACCCCGCCGCAAAGCGGGTCTTCGCGCTTCTGGAGCAGGCCTTCAGCGGCCACGCGCCGGCCGCGGCCGTGGTGCTCGGGTTCGCTCTGCTCTTCGGGTCGCTCACGCTCCTCGTGTCGCACACGCGCGCGCTCGCCACGGGGCGGGCCGAGGCCGCGCTCGACCGTATCCTGGGACGCGGCGGGCCGCTCGGCATCCTGGTCGGACTCGCCGTGACGGGGACGATCCAGAGCAGCTCGGTTACGACGTCGCTCCTTGTTCCTCTCGCCGGCGCCGGGATCGTGTCGCTCGAACAGGTCTACCCCGTCGCGCTCGGGGCCAACATCGGGACCACTGTCACAGCGCTCCTCGCGTCGCTCGCTGGCGATGTCCGCGGACTCGCGGTCGCGCTCACGCACACGATCTTCAACGTCGTGGGGGTCCTCATCTTCTATCCCGCGCGCCCGCTCCGCCGGATCCCCATGTTCCTCGCGCGGCAACTCGCCGACGCCGCGGTTCGCTCGAGACGCAACGTGGTGTTCTTCGTCGTGGGGGTCTTCTACGCCGTCCCCCTCGCGCTCATTCTGATCGACAGGCTGCGTTAGCAAGGAGAACGGCCGTGTTCAGGGATCTGATCGAGGCATTCAGGCGTCGCCCGCTTCTGGACCAGATGTACACGGAGATGGAGCAGATGCTGGCGGAAGGCGTCAACATGTTCCGCCCGATCGCGGCCCTTCTCACGGGCGAGGCGAAACTCTCGCGCGAGACCCACGAGATGATCTACGCGACCGACAGGCGGATCAACCACATCCAGCGGAACATCCGCAAGCAGCTCGTCGAGCACCTCACGATCTCGACGGGAGCCGATGTCTCCATCTCGCTCGTCCTCATGAGCATCTCGAAGGACGCCGAGCGCATCGGCGACATGTGCAAGAACGTCCTCGAGGTGGCGGAGGCGCTCGGCGGGCCGCTCGAGAACGGGCGGTACGGGCAGCGGTTCCGCACGCTTCTCGCGGAGACGGAGGCGCTCTTCGGCCCGACGGTACGGGCCTTCTGCGAGTCCGATGCCGAGATCGGTCGCGACGCCGTGGAGCGCGGGCGGAAGCTCGCGAAGGACTGCGAGGCCATCATCGAGGATCTTCTGGAGGACGATCTGCCCTGCCGCCTCGCGGTGCTCTACACCCTGCTCGCGAGGCACCTGAAGCGCATCTGCTCGCACCTCTCGAACGTGGCGACGAGCGTCGTGATGCCGATGCACCGGCTGGATTACTTCGACGAGAAGTGGGACCGGCCGAGGAACCCGTGACCCGGGGCGCGCGCTCCGGCTCGCGCCGGGCTCACTCGCCGCCCTCCGACCGCCGCAGCCTCCGGAGCACGCCGCCGAGGACCGCCCGGTCCTCGGCGCCCACGCCCAGCGCGAGCGTCAGACCCGCCGTGACGGCGTAGCCGGCGACGAGGACGGCCACCGACCAGGGCCAGCCCTCAGGAGCGGCCAGCGCGCGGCGCGCCGCGACCGCAAGTCCCATCAGCACCGCACCCGTGACGGCGACCTTGAGCGTCGAGCGGTCGTACGGGACAACGCCGAGAAGCACCCTCCCCTCGACGAGCCGAGCGACGTTGACGAGCACGATCGCGATGCCCGTCGCCACGGCCGCTCCGGCGATGCCCATTCTGGGGATCAGCGTCGCGTTGAGCGCGACGCTCACGACGGCCATCGCCACGATGTTGACCACGTTGAAGCGCTGGAACCTCGTCATCGCGAGACAGCTCGAAACCGACGCGCACATCGAGTCGACGACCTGCGCCGCCGTGAGGA
This sequence is a window from Candidatus Effluviviaceae Genus I sp.. Protein-coding genes within it:
- a CDS encoding fumarate hydratase C-terminal domain-containing protein; protein product: MIELKLPASDADIRKLKAGDEVAITGTLITARDAAHKYLIDTDGAEVRDILNGGMVYHCGPVVKKDASGKYSFVAAGPTTSIRTEPFEPPVIEKYHLRGVIGKGGMGAGTLAACNKFGCVYLSALGGLATTLARSVVEVPAVYKLEEFGVPEALWVIKVKGFPAVVTMDSHMKSIHDDIETASKKNFERLMAK
- a CDS encoding fumarate hydratase, whose translation is MGNETLKDAFLELIRRAATDLRPDVMDAMRKAAAAEGKGTPAASVLEQKIENVRQAAEGSTPVCQDTGALVFYIDYGPDHRQKDIEEAAKAATIGATEKYYLRPNAVDSITGKNTRNNVGLDAPHFSFNQRDEKGLRVRLLLKGGGSENCGAQYKLPDGKLKAGRDLEGARKCVIDAVYAAQGKGCPPGIVGVCVGGARDTGYACAKEQFLRALDDRNPDPKLAEFETRLTGELNELGVGPAGLGGKTTVLGVKIGALHRMPACYFVSVAYCCWAYRKAFMTVSAEGEVTHHDRA
- a CDS encoding Na/Pi symporter; the protein is MYNPPRCLEGGRALSGTVVPIITQTRDPGPACPAPEGARGETLRTVARLAAVVAALYVFLASMRLLGFGFERLGGSFSQNLIATTSHPFVALFVGLLATSIVQSSSITTSTVVGLVSAGLLSIRNAVPIIMGANIGTTVTCTIVSLGHIGRPAEFRRAYAAATVHDFFNILTVLCIFPLELATGWVSRAATTLANALAGGRSLEFGGPIKLLIDPAAKRVFALLEQAFSGHAPAAAVVLGFALLFGSLTLLVSHTRALATGRAEAALDRILGRGGPLGILVGLAVTGTIQSSSVTTSLLVPLAGAGIVSLEQVYPVALGANIGTTVTALLASLAGDVRGLAVALTHTIFNVVGVLIFYPARPLRRIPMFLARQLADAAVRSRRNVVFFVVGVFYAVPLALILIDRLR
- a CDS encoding phosphate uptake regulator PhoU, whose protein sequence is MFRDLIEAFRRRPLLDQMYTEMEQMLAEGVNMFRPIAALLTGEAKLSRETHEMIYATDRRINHIQRNIRKQLVEHLTISTGADVSISLVLMSISKDAERIGDMCKNVLEVAEALGGPLENGRYGQRFRTLLAETEALFGPTVRAFCESDAEIGRDAVERGRKLAKDCEAIIEDLLEDDLPCRLAVLYTLLARHLKRICSHLSNVATSVVMPMHRLDYFDEKWDRPRNP